Within Streptomyces albofaciens JCM 4342, the genomic segment CGCCGGCGGCGGTCATCGCTCCGAACGCGGTGGCCGCCAGTAAGGCGCGCCTGCTGACATGCGGGGGTCTCTGGTGTCTCGGCATGACGGCAGAGTGGCAGCCGTGCCGGGAGAACGGGACCCCCGCGGGCGCGTGCTCAGTTGGACGGGTGCGGGTGGCGATGGGCCCGGCGCGGGCGGTGTTCGCCGTGGGGCTCGCGGACGCGGTGGGTGCGGAAGACGTACAGGGAGACGGCGAACATCACCGCGCCCATGATCAGCCCCATGCGCACCGACTCCAGGACGGTGTGTCCGGCCGGGCTGGAGATGCTGTAGAGGTAGCCGATCGCGACGCCGAAGAACGTTCCGTACGCCAGCGCCCGCACCTCCGTGACCAGGGTCGACTGGATCCGTACCAGCAGCAGGCCGAGCACGCCGCTGACGATGGCCGTGATCAGGCCCAGCAGCCAGGCGTGGCCCAGCGAGGAACCGCTGGTGCGGTCGACGAAGACGGTCCACAGGCCGTAGAGGAGGGCCGCCGCGACGGGCAGGGCCACGGCGGTGGTGGACATGCCGTGCGACCCGGAGGCCGCGGCCGGGTTGTCCGGGTGTGGCTGGGTGTCCGGTTGTGCCGGGGTGTTCGCGTGCGCTGTGTCCGGCTGCGACGTGCTCCGCGACTGGGGGGCGGCGGTCGCGCCGTGCCGGTGGTAGGGCGTCTGCATGACGGGCTCCTCTCACTCTCCCCGTCTTCCAGGCCACACCCGGGTACCGCGGGCGTCAACCGGAGGAGCCGGTGCCCAGGTGTTTCTCGTACCAGGCGACGTCCCAGTAGCGTCCGAACTTGCGGCCGACCTCGCCGTACGTACCGACGTGCCGGAAGCCGAAGCGGGCGTGCAGCCGGACGGACGCCTCGTTGGGCAGGGCGATGCCCGCGTACGCGCGGTGCACGTCCTCGTCGGCGAGCGCTTCGAAGAGCGCCTTGTAGAGCAGCGTGCCGACGCCGCGGCCCACGGCCTGCGGGGCGCAGTAGACGCTGATCTCGACCGAGGTGGAATAGGCGGGCTTGATCCGGAAAGGGCTACTGGTCGCGTAACCCAGGAGCCGTCCGCCGCGATCCGCGCGCCGCCCGCCGCGCGGCTGCTCCCCGTGTGCCCGCTCCCCGGGTGCCCGCTCCTGAGCAACCAGAAGGCGGTGCGGGCCGTCTTCAGGGTGGGAGAGCAACCACGGGCGGCGCTGCTCGGGGGTGAAGGGCTCCGTGTCAAAGGTGATGGTCGTCTCACGGACGTAGTGGTTGTAGAGGTCCGTGAGGGCACCGAGATCAGCTTCGGTGGCCGTTCTGACCTGCACTTCCCGGTACTCCGACGGCATCCGCCCTCCTCGGTGGGGATGCAGGGTACTGCATGATCACGAAAATGGGTGCGCGGCGTGGGAATTCTGTCCGGATTCCAGCCGTTGTTTCCTTCGGAAGGGGTACTCGGAGGCCAGACAGCACCCGGTGTCCCACCGCCACCATCCCGCGACCGGACTCACGCAGACTCATCGCAAGGGAGCACACGCATGGCAACCCGTGCCGTCGCCCGTCGTCAGGCCACCAGCAGCGGTGCCGACGGGGCCAACAGTGTTCGCGCCGTAGGCGGGGAGATCGCCGACCGCGACCTGGTCGGCATGTACCTCGACGAGATCGCGCGTACCCCTCTGCTCGACGCCGCCCGTGAGGTCGAGCTCTCCCAGACCATCGAAGCCGGTGTCTACGCGCGCCAGATCCTCGACGGGGTCGTCGAGGACGGCAACGCGGCCGGCGGCACCCGCGAGGAGCTCGAAGCCCTGGCCGCCGAGGCGGAGAAGGCCAAGGACATCTTCATCCGCTCCAACCTGCGCCTGGTCGTGGCGGTCGCCCGCCGCTACCCGCGCTCCGGGCTCCCCCTGCTCGACCTGATCCAGGAGGGCAACGCGGGCCTGGTCCGCGCGGTCGAGAAGTTCGACTACGCCAAGGGCTTCAAGTTCTCCACGTACGCGACGTGGTGGATCCGCCAGGCCATCACCCGCTCCATCGCCGACCAGTCGCGCACGATCCGGCTGCCCGTCCACCTCGTGGAGGAGCTGGGCCGCATCCGCCGCGTCCAGCGCGAGTTCAACCGGGAGAACGGCCGCGACCCGGAGCCCGCCGAGGTCGCCCAGGAGCTGGGCTCCACGCCCGAGCGCGTCACGGACGTGCTGGACTGGGCGCGCGACCCGGTCAGCCTGAACATGTCGGTCGACGACGAGGGTGACACCCAGTTCGGCGACCTGCTGGAGGACACCTCCGCGGCCTCGCCCGAGCAGTCCGTCCTGACGCTGCTGCGCAGCGAGGAACTGGAGGACCTGATCGACCGCCTCGACCACCGTACGGCCTCGATCATCAAGGCCCGGTACGGCATCGAGGACGGCCGCGAGCGGACGCTGACCGAGGTCGGCAAGCAGCACGGCCTGACGCGCGAGCGCATCCGGCAGATAGAGAAGCACGCGCTGCTGGAGCTGAAGCGGATGGCGCGCGACACGGGGTTCGACGCGGCGGCGTAAGGGCGCTCCCGTAGGGGCGCACGCGCCCCGCGCCCGGCTCCCGCGCTCCCGTCGGTGGTGGCCCGACGTGGGATGACGGGCCGGCTGTCCGCGCCCCCGGTGATCCGCGATCCCCTTCCCCACAGACGAGCCCCGGTGCCGCTTCCCCCTTCGGTACCGGGGCTCTTTGCTGCCCGGCGATGCCCGTTTGTGTTGATTACCAGCCCGGATGTGTTTACTTCCTGGTCCTCCGGTCGTACCTTTGGCTTGAAACCACACGGTCGGGCATGAGGCAGGCGTAGAACACCATGTACGCAGCGGAGCGGCAGCAGGAGATCCTGCGACTGGCGCGCGAGGGCGGGCGGGTCGACGTGCTCTCGCTCGCCGAGGAGTTCCAGGTCACCGCCGAAACCGTCCGCAGGGACCTCAAGGCCCTCGACCGGGCCGGGCTCGTGCGCCGCGTGCACGGCGGCGCCATCCCCGCCGGGCGCCTGGACTTCGAGCCGGACCTCGCCGAGCGGGACACCGTCGCCGCCGACGAGAAGCAGCGCATCGCGCGGGCCGCGCTCGCCGAGCTGCCCGGCGGCTCCGCGCCCGGCAGCGTGATCCTCGACGCGGGCACCACGGCCGCCCGGATCGCCGCCGAGCTGCCGCTGGAGGCCGAGCTGACCGTCGTCACGCACGCCCTGCCGGTCGCCGCCCGGCTGGCCGACCACCCCGGCCTGACCCTGCACCTCGTGGGTGGCCGCATCCGGCACCGTACCCGGGCCGCCGTCGACGACTGGGCCCTGCGCGCCTACCGCGAGATCAACGCGGACGTGGTGTTCCTGGCGACCAACGGCTTCTCCCTGGAGGGCGGCCTGACCACCCCCGACCTCGCCGAGGCGGCCGTCAAGCGGGCGGCGGTCGCCGCCGCCCGGCGGGTCGTGCTCGTCGCGGACAGCAGCAAGTTCGGGCAGGTGCACTTCGCCCGCTTCGGCGGACTGGACGACGTGGACCTGCTCGTCACCGACACCGGGCTCAGCCCCGACGACGCCCTCGCCATCGAGCGCGCGGGCACGGAAGTAGTGCGCGCATGATCCTCACCGTCACCCCCAACCCCAGCCTGGACCGTACGTACGAGATCCCGACGCTGGAGCGCGGCGCCGTGCTGCGCGCCACCGCCGACCGGATCGACCCGGGCGGCAAGGGCGTCAACGTCTCCCGGGCCGTCGCGGCGGCCGGGCACCGCACGCTGGCCGTGCTGCCGCTCGGCGGGCCGGCGGGCGCGGCGCTGGGCGACCTGCTGGCGGCGGAGGGCATCGAGGTCGCGGGCGTGCCGGTCGCCGGGCAGACCCGGTCGAACATCTCCGCCGTCGAACCGGACGGCACCCTCACGAAGATCAACGCGGCCGGGCCCGAGCTGTCGCGGGACGAGTCCCGGGCCTTGCTCGACACCGTACGCACCCGGTCGGCCGGCGCGGACTGGATCGCCTGCTGCGGCAGCCTGCCGCGCGGCCTGGCCCCCTCCTGGTACGCGGAACTGGTCGCCCAGGTGCACCGGGCCGGGGCCCGCATCGCGCTCGACACGTCCGGGCCGTCGCTGACCGCCGCCCTGGCGGCCCGCCCCGACGTGGTCAAGCCGAACGCGGAGGAACTCGCCCAGGCGGTCGGCCGGCCGCTGCGCACCGTCGGCGACGCGGTCGAGGCCGCACGCGAACTGCGGGCGCTGGGCGCGGTGGCGGTGCTCGCCTCCCTCGGCGCGGACGGGCAGCTGCTCGTGGACGCCGACGGGGCGCGGTTCGCCTCCGCGCGGGTCGGAACCGTACGCAGCAACGTCGGCGCGGGCGACGCGTCGCTGGCCGGGTTCCTGGCGGCGGGCGGCGTCGGCGTACCGGCGCTGGCCTCGGCCGTGGCGTACGGGGCGGCGGCGGTGCAACTGCCGGGCAGCGCCATGCCGACGCCGAAGGACCTGGACCCTTCGGCGGTGGCCGTGGGGGAGACGGTTCCGGTGGCGAGGGAGCTGCGGGAGCCGGCGGGATGAGCGGGGCGGGGTGGAGCGGGCCGGTTCCTGCCGGGACCGGGCGTGGATGTGGAGCGAGCGAAGGAGCCCGCGATGAGTGAGCTGATCACCGCGGAACTGGTCGATCTGGACCTGTCCGCCGGGAGCAAGGAAGCGGCGGCGCGGTCGCTGGCCGAGCGGATGGCCGGGCTGGGCCGGGTCACCGATCTGGAGGGCTTCCTCGCGGACGTGGCCGCGCGCGAGGCCCAGATGCCGACCGGCCTGGACGGCGGCATCGGCATACCGCACTGCCGCAGCGCGCACGTCACCGAGCCGACGCTCGCCTTCGGACGCAGCGCCGCCGGGATCGACTTCGGCGCCGCCGACGGCCCGGCCGACCTGATCTTCCTGATCGCGGCCCCGGCGGGCGGCGACGCGGACCACCTGTCGATCCTGTCGACGCTGGCCCGGCACCTGATGGACGAGGCGTTCACGGGGGCGCTGCGGGCGGCGGACGATCCGGCGGCCGCGGCGGCGCTCATCCGGGGGGACGAGCCGACGCCCGCACCCGAGCCGGAGGCCGTAACCGGGGCGAAGGCCGCACCCGAGCCGGGGGCCGCACCCGGGGCGGAGGCCACAACCGAGCCGGATGCCGCGCCCGAGGCGGCGGGGCCCGGGACCGGCGCCGCACCGGCGGACACACCCGCCTCCGCCGCCCCCTTCAAGATCATCGCCGTGACCTCCTGCCCCACCGGCATCGCCCACACCTACATGGCAGCCGAAGCGCTGGCCAAGGCGGGCCGGGAGGCCGGGGTCGAACTGGTCGTGGAGACCCAGGGGTCGGCCGGCTTCAAGCGGCTGGACCCGGAGGTCGTCGCGGCGGCGGACGGCGTGATCTTCGCGCACGACGTGGAGGTGCGGGACAAGGCGCGGTTCGCCGGGAAGCCGACGGTCGACGTGGGCGTGAAGGCCGGTGTCAACCGGCCCGCCGAACTGATCGCGGAAGTACGGGAGAAGGCCGCGCGCGGCGACGTCTCCGCCCCCGCGACGGCCGGGCCCGCGCCCATGGACCGGGACGGCCAGGCGGGCGACGGCTTCGGCACCCGGCTGCGCAAGTGGCTGATGACCGGCGTCAGCTACATGGTCCCGTTCGTCGCCGCGGGCGGCCTGCTGATCGCGCTCGCCTTCGCGATCGGCGGGTACGGGATCAACAAGGCGCCGTCCGTCGCCGAGCACTTCGTCTGGACCGAGTCCGCGAGCTGGGCGGCGCTGCTCTTCCAGATCGGCAGTGTCGCCTTCGGCTTCCTCGTCCCGGTCCTGGCCGGCTTCATCGCGTACGGCATGGCCGACCGGCCGGGCCTGGTGCCGGGCTTCGTCGGCGGTGCGATCTCCCTGACCGTCAACGCGGGCTTCCTCGGCGGCCTGATCGCCGGTCTGATCGCGGGTGCGGTGGTGATGGCGGTCCAGCGGGTCCAGGTGCCGCCCGCGCTGCGCGGCATCATGCCCGTCGTCGTCATTCCGCTGATCTCGTCGGCCGTCGTCGGTTTCCTGATGTTCCTGGTGGTCGGCAAGCCGATCGCGGCCCTCCAGAAGGCGCTGACCGACTGGCTGAGCGGGCTGTCCGGCGCCAACGCGGTCATCCTGGGCGTCATCCTCGGCCTGATGATGACGTTCGACCTCGGCGGCCCGCTGAACAAGGTGGCCTACGCGTTC encodes:
- a CDS encoding fructose-specific PTS transporter subunit EIIC, with protein sequence MSELITAELVDLDLSAGSKEAAARSLAERMAGLGRVTDLEGFLADVAAREAQMPTGLDGGIGIPHCRSAHVTEPTLAFGRSAAGIDFGAADGPADLIFLIAAPAGGDADHLSILSTLARHLMDEAFTGALRAADDPAAAAALIRGDEPTPAPEPEAVTGAKAAPEPGAAPGAEATTEPDAAPEAAGPGTGAAPADTPASAAPFKIIAVTSCPTGIAHTYMAAEALAKAGREAGVELVVETQGSAGFKRLDPEVVAAADGVIFAHDVEVRDKARFAGKPTVDVGVKAGVNRPAELIAEVREKAARGDVSAPATAGPAPMDRDGQAGDGFGTRLRKWLMTGVSYMVPFVAAGGLLIALAFAIGGYGINKAPSVAEHFVWTESASWAALLFQIGSVAFGFLVPVLAGFIAYGMADRPGLVPGFVGGAISLTVNAGFLGGLIAGLIAGAVVMAVQRVQVPPALRGIMPVVVIPLISSAVVGFLMFLVVGKPIAALQKALTDWLSGLSGANAVILGVILGLMMTFDLGGPLNKVAYAFAVGGLANPNDGSLKVMAAVMAAGMVPPLAMAVATTVRGGLFTRTERENGKAAWVLGASFITEGAIPFAAADPLRVIPSAMAGGAVTGALSMAFGCTLRAPHGGVFVVPLIGQPLLYLVAVLAGTAVTAALVVLLKGLRGTDAPAGAGPEATAAAEPEPAGV
- a CDS encoding GNAT family N-acetyltransferase, which translates into the protein MPSEYREVQVRTATEADLGALTDLYNHYVRETTITFDTEPFTPEQRRPWLLSHPEDGPHRLLVAQERAPGERAHGEQPRGGRRADRGGRLLGYATSSPFRIKPAYSTSVEISVYCAPQAVGRGVGTLLYKALFEALADEDVHRAYAGIALPNEASVRLHARFGFRHVGTYGEVGRKFGRYWDVAWYEKHLGTGSSG
- a CDS encoding DeoR/GlpR family DNA-binding transcription regulator, with the protein product MYAAERQQEILRLAREGGRVDVLSLAEEFQVTAETVRRDLKALDRAGLVRRVHGGAIPAGRLDFEPDLAERDTVAADEKQRIARAALAELPGGSAPGSVILDAGTTAARIAAELPLEAELTVVTHALPVAARLADHPGLTLHLVGGRIRHRTRAAVDDWALRAYREINADVVFLATNGFSLEGGLTTPDLAEAAVKRAAVAAARRVVLVADSSKFGQVHFARFGGLDDVDLLVTDTGLSPDDALAIERAGTEVVRA
- a CDS encoding metal ABC transporter permease, translating into MQTPYHRHGATAAPQSRSTSQPDTAHANTPAQPDTQPHPDNPAAASGSHGMSTTAVALPVAAALLYGLWTVFVDRTSGSSLGHAWLLGLITAIVSGVLGLLLVRIQSTLVTEVRALAYGTFFGVAIGYLYSISSPAGHTVLESVRMGLIMGAVMFAVSLYVFRTHRVREPHGEHRPRRAHRHPHPSN
- the pfkB gene encoding 1-phosphofructokinase yields the protein MILTVTPNPSLDRTYEIPTLERGAVLRATADRIDPGGKGVNVSRAVAAAGHRTLAVLPLGGPAGAALGDLLAAEGIEVAGVPVAGQTRSNISAVEPDGTLTKINAAGPELSRDESRALLDTVRTRSAGADWIACCGSLPRGLAPSWYAELVAQVHRAGARIALDTSGPSLTAALAARPDVVKPNAEELAQAVGRPLRTVGDAVEAARELRALGAVAVLASLGADGQLLVDADGARFASARVGTVRSNVGAGDASLAGFLAAGGVGVPALASAVAYGAAAVQLPGSAMPTPKDLDPSAVAVGETVPVARELREPAG
- a CDS encoding sigma-70 family RNA polymerase sigma factor, translated to MATRAVARRQATSSGADGANSVRAVGGEIADRDLVGMYLDEIARTPLLDAAREVELSQTIEAGVYARQILDGVVEDGNAAGGTREELEALAAEAEKAKDIFIRSNLRLVVAVARRYPRSGLPLLDLIQEGNAGLVRAVEKFDYAKGFKFSTYATWWIRQAITRSIADQSRTIRLPVHLVEELGRIRRVQREFNRENGRDPEPAEVAQELGSTPERVTDVLDWARDPVSLNMSVDDEGDTQFGDLLEDTSAASPEQSVLTLLRSEELEDLIDRLDHRTASIIKARYGIEDGRERTLTEVGKQHGLTRERIRQIEKHALLELKRMARDTGFDAAA